The genomic segment GGTAACAATAACTGAAATTTCATCACATACTATTTTCTAACTCCTAAGCAACACAATTAAATGCACAATTTACTTCTCTagagcttcactttcaccttttctttCTTTGTACTTCACATCCCCCCTTATTCCATTATTTGTATTAAAGCGATTAGGAActatggatcaaattaaggtgtatcaaagaaaggattcggctacatatgaggctaccaaaaaTATTAGGCTATAGGCTCAACGGGACTTAACTAAGGTCATGCATAAAGGTAGGTAAATAAAGTCTTTACAGTTCAGTTAACAAAGAATTGCCTAAATCACTTCCTGCACCTAACACCCTTTATATCACTTTAtaaacacaccgggcaagttctagtcatTCTTATACATGTAGAATATAAACAAATACTCACCCACTCGGTGCATGCTTAGAATCAAGTCGGATCGTTGCGGCTTCTGATATTGTactttatcaaattcaacattaagccaataaAACCAAACTACACTTGTTGGGACTTACatttaaaaatatctcattttgtTTCAACACAATTTCATTTACAATCAAATTAAAACATTTTGCCCAACACACAACATTTTCCAAAGGTCGCAATCAGGGTCCTATCATTTTCTCAACTTATAAAAAAATGCACTCCCCTTAAGACGGttgtcatccatctatcataggggaagGCAACTAACTATGATGTTGCATAACGATAATTACCAAAAAGGGCACACATAATACTTATAATCTAAAAATTACCGCAAAGGTTGAAAATAGaatactataaataaagaaaacacTTTTAAACTAAATTTGCCAAAGAGGGCAATATTGTCAACTTTCAACCCACAAAGcataaaacagaaataaaaaattgttcaaCCAACACAACTAAAAACCAATATTATtcgaatattaaaaataaaagagataaagatgaagaagatcaacgaccaaccaccccacacttaaacatAGCAGTGTCCTAGTGCTAGCCGGGTGGCACCATACATCCTGCTCAGTCAAACGAGACCATGTCCATCACATCAGCATCTGCATTAGCACCATCATCACCACCAAAGTCATCACCTAAATCTCCATCATAAGATTTCTCCTCATCCTAAAACTTATCATCAGAATAAGACATGTGTCTCTCCTCATCCGTGGGGACGTCTTCATCAATGGGCTCATCAAAGTCAGGGCCAATGCACAGCAAAGTCTGAGCATGAGGTCCTAGTGGGTAGTCAAGCTCCACCGCAtaaatctcctattgggtggttggacGCCCCCCAGTCCTTAACTGCAACATAGCTAACCCATACATACGGGCTGTGATCTCGTCAGTGCGAGCATTAAGCTCAAGCATAGTTAAATTCACACCATGAGGAGCTGGTCCTTTGTGGCCTGTCACCAATTGATGGTAAATAATCTACCTCCTCCTCTGGCATACCTTGTTGCCTAAAAAATATAGTAAGCAACCCACCAAACCTATAGCTCCGCCCCCGAAGAATCAGGTCTTCTCCATCGCCAAAAAAATAATGGCACCCACATTCAGATTCACATCATCACACATCAAGGCATAAAAGACACACCCTATCATAAGTCACCTCCATTATATGTTTCCCATGCATAAGATATGTATAGATAATTCTGGCCCATAAATGTGTCTCCCTATTCAGATGAGCAAATGAAAGTGATACATGTATACCTCCCTCTTTCTGGCAAATCCACCTTACCGTAGATCGAGTGCCACACAGGAGATGACAGATATACTGATATGGTGGCTCAATGATCATTCCCTTTAGTGGCTCAGGATCAGCAAAGGGTGCACCTAGTAACTCATTAACAGTATTCATAGTGAAAGTTATCATATGACCGCATACCTCAACCTCAGATTCTTTTGGGTTCCAATTGTATAGAATTCCCGAACTAAGATTAAGTTGCATACACCCAACTACTCAAAGAAAAAATTCATATGGTAGGCCTCTATCTTTGGCACCATAGATGGATATTCTTTCATCAAGCTTGCCCTGTTGATAAATTGATCGGCTGCATATTTTGACTCTTTATGTTAAGAGTACCACTTTCGTTCTACAGCACCCACAGCCTAAGTTCTGAACCTCTTTTGACCCCTAGGAACATGTAGGCCTGCAGGCACCCGGTCAGTGTCATGGCTCCTCTTTTGTCTAGACTCAAATGGTCTAACTACACTCTTTCCCTTACTTCGTTGTTGATGACTGCTCGATATTGTACCTATTAAACataaaaacccaaaaacatataaaataagcACCTTAAAAACTAGCCACCACTAAGTGTGAAATTTACCCCATACTTAGTTGCTAGCACAGTTTTGTATATGAATACACtagggtacttagacttcccctttTTATTTTACAAGTCCAAGCATCGATTATTCAGCATAAACACACAAAGACATTTCAAAGTTGGCATAATTCACAATCTCAGCTCAAGGACTAGTGAATGAATAATTTTTCACATAAACACCTCCACTTATGACTACATGACCTCTCTTCACCATACTAACTTCAGTCCCTCATAGCTACCACTAAGGTACTGTGACATAGATAttcaccccacacttagtttccATTATATATTGAACATCATCATTCAAATATTCTTAAAAGTTCCCCCTGATTCAGCAAATCAACTTATTTATTCAGAAACTAAGTCAAATTGAAAGTGCAACTCATCAATTCAATAAGCACATAAACAAACCAACCTCTCCATAGCTTAAAATCATTCATGCAAACACATCACAAGAACTAAGagtagtaaaaaaataattttaataaccCACCATTCAAGATTAACAAAATGAGTTCAACTAAAATCCTCAAGTTAACACAATCAATTGTTAATAATTCACCTAAACATGCCATTTATCATCTCAAGTccacaaatcaaaacaaagttCATGCCTTTCATCACTAACTATTTAGCATCCTAATCATTATTTACCATATAAAACAACTTTGAGTAAATTAAGGGTTCAAGGCTTACCCTTGACTtgatgaagagaaaatgaagaatgAATTATGCACTACAAGaataaaaattgattttcaaattgagggAATTTAGGGGCGGCGGTGGCGCTAGGGTTAGGGTGAAATAAGGAATAGGCTAAGGTCATATATATAGAGGGCACCTAGAATTGAACGGCCAATACGACGCATCATATATCGCATTGAAGAATTGATGTGATGCATCTTGTTTGTGTCACTTCTATGGAATTAGCATCAAAAAATTAGTCTAAATATTGCTTGCATGTCAGCCCATGCGGCACGAGGCATACCGCGTTGATAGGACTGATACGACGCGTCAGAATCATATCGATTCACTGCAAATAACTTTAGAAATTTTTTCTAAGTATGGAATTTATGCACTACGATGCGATGCGCCAAGATAGCATCGATTCATTGGAAATTGcacccaaaaaaatttctaaggctaaatttctcatattttaatacATCTTTTTCTTACCCCTTACCTTTTTCTTACCCTATATCACCTATTTACTTACTCAAATACCCATGTTCATCATCTTCCAATCTTATCTTTTTCCACCAAGGTTCTCATTCCTGCACATCAATCAAAAACACCAAAATCATGTATgtaaaagtgggttgcctcccactaagAGCCTTATTTCTTGTCATGGTACGACTtatcttttgtatttttgtttttgtttttaaactACTAAGAATGAAACTACATATGACATTATatttatgggttgcctcctacaCAACGCCTTATTTTAAGTCGGGGCACGACTTAGCTCAGTTCTACCCCTCAGCAAAGGTGATGGACTCCTTGTGCTTATCCAGATAATCAACCCAATAATGTTTTACACGTTGCCCATTcaccaggagcttctttgtcttctCTTTATTCCATAACTCTATAGCTCTATGAGGTGTCATTCGCCCCACCTTAAAAGGTCCAGACCATTTCGATCGCAAGTTACCCAGGCATAACTTAAGCCTTAAATTGAACAACAAAACATGTTGTCCGGGATTAAATACTCTCTCTTGAATTTGTTTATCATGCTATCTCTTGCTCTTCTCCTTATATAGTTTGGAATTTTCATAGGCGTAAAGCCTaaactcatcaaactcattcaACTACAGTAACCATTGCTCCCCACGGCAGTTATCTCAAGATTCAGGTTTTGCACAGCCCAATATGCTTGATGTTCAGGCTCCATAGACAAATGGCATGCTTTACCATAAACCAAGCGATATGGGGACGTCCCAATGGGCGTCTTGTACGCTGTTGCAGTAAGCCCACAGTCCATCATCTAACTTCTCATCCCAATCTTTCCTCTGCCTATTCATAGTCTTCTAAAGTATCAGCTTAATCTCTCGGTTGGACACCTTAACTTGTCCACTAGTTTGGGGATGGTACACAGTAGCAACCTTATGCTGAACACCATATTTAGCAAGAAGATTTTTGAACCAAGTGTTGATAAAGTGCGTACTTCCATCACTAATTATCGCTCTAGGTGtaccaaatctggaaaatatgttcttcttcacaaatttcaGAACCACCCTTGCATCATTAGTCGGACTAGCCATAGCTTCCACCTATTTAGAGACGTAGTGAACCGCTACAAGAATGTATAGATTGCCTTTTGAAGGTGGGAATAGTCCTATGAAATTGATCCCCCAAACATCAAGGACTTCGACTTCTAAAATATTGTTGAGGGGAATCAAATGATGCCTAGATATATTACCCAAACTTTAGCATTGATCACAATTTTTCACAAAAGCAATTGCGTCCCTAAACAATGTAGGCTAGAAAAAACCTGATTGCAGCACCTTTCTAGCAGTCCTCTGATCCCCATGGTGTCCATCATAAGGAGATGAGTGGCAATCTTTAACCACCTTTGAAAATTCTGCCTTTGAAATACACTTACAAATAACTCTATCTGGACCCTACTTAAAGAGATATGGTTTATCCCAAATATAGACACATGAATCATGGAGCAATTTTCTCCTTTGTTGTGTGGTGGCATCAAGAGGGTACACCGtacaagatattaaattcataatatcaaaataccATGGGAACTCAACTACATCTAAAGACAACAACTTTTCATCAAAAAACTCTTCCTTAATACTAAGAGAGTCATCAATAGTATGGTTTCGACTTTCCAGCCTTGACAAGTGGTCAACAACTTGATTTTAGCTCCCTTCTAATCTCgaacctcaagatcaaattcttaGTAGCAGAATCCACCTAATTAGTTGAGGTTTTGATCTTTCTTGTTCATAAGATACTTAATAGCAGCATGGTCAGTATGAACAATGACCTTAGTGCCaactaagtaagatctaaacttgtcGAATGCATACATCACTGCCAATATCTCTTTCTATGTAACCATATAATTAACTTGAGAATCATTCAATactttgctagcatagtagatcaAACAAAATAACTTGTCCTTTATCTAACCCAAAACTGCTCCCACAGCAACATCACTAGCATCACATATCAGTTTAAACGATAACTCCCAATCTAGTGCAATCAGAATAGATGCTTCAATcaacttcttctttagtttttcaaaagctatttgGAAATAATTCCCAAACTCAAACTTTACCTCTTTCTCCAATAATTGTCACATGGGGCttacaatctttgagaaatcttgaatgaacCACCTATAGAAACCTGCACGTCCTAAAAGGCTCTGCACACCCTTGACTGTGACTAGATGTGGAAACTTTTCAACCACTTTAACCTTTTCTTTATCTACTTTGAGTCCTTTACATGAAACTTTATGGACTAGGAAAATTCCTTCCTTAACCGTAAAGTATTACTTTTCCTAATTTAGCACCAAGTTTGTCTCTTCGCATCAAGCTAGAACTCTATCAAGATTCTGCAAGCACTTTTCAAAAGAATTACcatacacagagaaatcatccatgaaataCCTCCATAAAGTCTTCAACCATGTTAGAGAATATCgccatcatacatctctgaaatgtaGCAGGTACATTGCATAGGCCGAAAAGCATACGTTTGAACGTGTATGTGCTATATGGAATGTGAAAGTGGTCTTTTCCTAGTTTTCCGATACTATGATTATCTGATTGTATCCGGAGTACCCATCCATAAAATAGTAATACTATTGTCTCGCCAATCTATCCAGTATTTGGTAAATGAAAAGAATTGGATATTGATCTTTACGAGTTGCTTCATTCAACATCCAATAGTCAATACAGATCCTCCAACCGGTCACCATGCGTGTGGGGAtcaaatcattatcatcattagttACCACCATCATCCCTATTTTTTTTGGTACACAGTGCACTGGACTCACCTATTTGCTATTGGAAATTGGGTAGACAATACCACTATCTAACCACTTAATCACTTCTTTTCTGACCACCTCTTTCATCATAGGATTCAACCTTCTTTGTTGCTGCACTCTCAGTCTATAACCCTCTTCTATGTAGATATTGTGCATGAAAAAAGCTAGATTGATTCCTATAATATCAGACATGTGCCAACCAATCGCCTTTCTTCTCCTCTTTAGGACTGTTATAGCTTTCTTTACCTGCACATCTGTTAATCTTATAGACAAAATAACAGACAAAGTATCTTGACCACTaagaaaaacatattgtaaaTAAAGAGGGAGAATCTTAAGCTCCAAGCTAGGAGCTTCTTCAATTAAGGCCTTAGGTGATGGACAGATTGGCATATTCAATGGCTCTAAAGGCACTTTGTTCATCTCAATCACTGCCAAATGCATAACCTGGACCAATTCTAATGCTTCTACATCTCCATAAAGATTATGACCTATCAAAGCTCGCTCTAATGGATCATCGGACAACAACAACTGCCAATCTGAAGCAAGGTTAATAACCGATACAGATGACAACTCCTCATATATAGATAGCAGTTTCAGCACGTAGTACATATCAAAAACTTCTACTTTATCATATGCTCACATTGCTATTTTCCCAACTGCTACATCAACTAGTGACTGTCCCATACCACAGGATCAGTCTCAAAGTCTAGAATTACAAAATCCATCGGAAAAAATAAAGATCCTACTTGCACCAACACATCTTCAATAATACCATCCATCCTAGCAAGTGATTGATCTGCCAACTGTAAAATAATAGTAGTGGAtttgggactcccaagacccatctttCGGTACCACGATGAGGGAAAAAGATTCATGCTAGCTCCCAAGTCACATAATCTACGTGCACAAATGGTCTGTCCAATGGTAATCTACAAGGTGAAACTACCTGGATCCTTAATCTTAGTAGGAATTTGTTTTGAATCTTAGACGTACACTCTTGAGTAAGTACAACTATATCATATTCGGTCAATCGGTTCTTATTCGCAACTATGTGCTTcaagtatttttcatattttggcaCACTCTATAGAATGTCAACAAGAGGAAGATTCTCTTGAACCTGCTTAAGAAAATCTAAGAACTTCTTGTAACTTGCTTCCTCTTGATACTTCCTTTCCCTTTGAGAAAAAGGTAAGGGAAGAGTCTTCTTCTCCACATGAATTTCTTTACTTGCCACTTTTTCCTTGGTTTCTTTCTCTGCATTGTCTTTAGAATCTACATTATTAATTATGGAGCTAACCTACTCCTGAATTGTCTTCTTAGTTTACAGTCCACTCCTTGTTGTAACCGTATTCACCTGCTTGGGATTTGTCTCTATATCATTAGGTAATACTCCTTGAGGTCTTGTATTCTGTGCTCCTACAATTTGGATCAACTGCAACTCTAGATTTTTTGTGAGAAATTGTTGACTCTTCAACTCAGCTGCAAACCGTGCCTATTGAGTCTTAATTTTAGTTGTAAATTGCACTTGTTGAGCCATAAAATGCTTTATTAATTCCTTTATATTTCCAGTTTGAGCAGTAGTTTGATTTTTCTGAGCCGGTTGTGGATTTGGTTGCACTTGTCCATTGTACTGATTTGCATTCTGCGCCTGATTTTCACCCTATGAGAAATTCGTATGGTTCCTCCAATTAGGATTATAAGTTTTACCAAAATTTTATTGCCTCTG from the Capsicum annuum cultivar UCD-10X-F1 chromosome 9, UCD10Xv1.1, whole genome shotgun sequence genome contains:
- the LOC124887071 gene encoding uncharacterized protein LOC124887071, with the translated sequence MGLGSPKSTTIILQLADQSLARMDGIIEDVLVQVGSLFFPMDFVILDFETDPVLLLSDDPLERALIGHNLYGDVEALELVQVMHLAVIEMNKVPLEPLNMPICPSPKALIEEAPSLELKILPLYLQYVFLSGQDTLSVILSIRLTDVQVEAMASPTNDARVVLKFVKKNIFSRFGTPRAIISDGSTHFINTWFKNLLAKYGVQHKVATVYHPQTSGQVKVSNREIKLIL